The following proteins are co-located in the Vigna unguiculata cultivar IT97K-499-35 chromosome 9, ASM411807v1, whole genome shotgun sequence genome:
- the LOC114163204 gene encoding phospholipase D zeta 1 — protein sequence MATEQLMSSGGPRYVQMKSSPPPSPPAATAEEMSSAPSFRHSGAEANRIFEELPKASIVSVSRPDASDISPMQLSYTIQVQYRQFKWELMKKAHQVFILHFALKKRAIIEEIHEKQEQVKEWLQNLGIGEHNAMEQDDDEGDDETIPLHTDETHESAKDRDVPSSAALPIIRPALGRQQSIADRAKRAMQGYLNHFLGNISIVNSHEVCKFLEVSKLSFSPEYGPKLKEEYVMVKHLPKILKDEDSRKCCLSDCFSCCNDNWQKVWAVLKPGFLALLADPFDTQPLDIIVFDVLPASDGNGDGRLSLASEMKERNPLRHSFKVACGIRSIRIRVKSRSKVKDWVAAINDAGLRPPEGWCHPHRYGSFAPPRGLIEDGSQAQWFIDGRAAFEAIASAIEAAKSEIFICGWWLCPELYLRRPFHTHASSRLDNLLEGKAKQGVQIYILLYKEVALALKINSVYSKKKLLSIHENVRVLRYPDHFSTGVYLWSHHEKLVIIDNHICFIGGLDLCFGRYDTSEHKVVDFPPLIWPGKDYYNPRESEPNSWEDTMKDELDREKYPRMPWHDVHCALWGPPCRDIARHFVQRWNYAKRNKALYEEAIPLLMPQHHMVIPHYLGRSREIQIESGNVDNQTVLKREDSFSSSSQDQDIPLLLPQESDGLDTHEGDQKCNGVISSPHYQEKPRRMSTGLPFSFRKAKIVALGSDTPMKGFVDDLDSEYDREKMPLDRMAHSDLQNTDPEWWETQERGDQGGFPEESGQVGPLASCRCQVIRSVSQWSAGTSQTEESIHSAYCSLIEKAEYFIYIENQFFISGLSGDEMIRNRVLEALYRRIMRAYNDKKTFRVIIVIPLLPGFQGGLDDSGAASVRAIMHWQYRTICRGQNSILHNLYELLGPKIHDYISFYGLRSYGRLNGGPVATSQVYVHSKIMIVDDCITLIGSANINDRSLLGSRDSEIAIVIEDRELIGSYMDGKPWKAGKFSSTLRLSLWSEHLGIPTGEDNQIMDPVVESTYKDIWVATAKTNTAIYQDVFSCVPNDLIHTRHAFRQSVLFWKERIGHTTIDLGIAPEKLESYRDGGIKNTDPLERLASVKGHLVSFPLEFMCQESLRPAFNESEYYATQVFH from the exons ATGGCCACGGAGCAGTTGATGTCCAGTGGCGGTCCGCGCTACGTTCAGATGAAATCCTCGCCACCGCCGTCTCCGCCGGCTGCGACTGCGGAGGAGATGTCATCGGCTCCGTCGTTCCGGCACAGCGGTGCTGAGGCCAATCGGATTTTCGAGGAATTGCCGAAAGCCTCCATCGTCTCCGTGTCTCGCCCCGACGCCAGCGATATCAGCCCCATGCAACTCTCTTACACCATTCAGGTTCAGTACAGACAG TTCAAGTGGGAGCTAATGAAGAAAGCTCATCAAGTGTTTATTTTGCATTTCGCATTAAAGAAACGTGCCATCATTGAGGAAATCCATGAGAAGCAGGAACAG gtTAAAGAATGGCTTCAAAATCTAGGAATTGGAGAACACAATGCTATGGAGCAAGATGACGATGAAGGTGATGATGAAACAATCCCGTTGCATACTGATGAAACTCATGAAAGTGCTAAGGACAG AGATGTTCCATCTAGTGCTGCTCTACCAATTATACGACCAGCCTTGGGAAGACAGCAGTCAATTGCAGATAGGGCAAAGAGAGCAATGCAAGGATATTTGAATCACTTTTTGGGAAATATCAGTATTGTAAATTCTCATGAG GTTTGCAAGTTTTTGGAGGTATCAAAGTTATCTTTTTCACCTGAATATGGCCCCAAGCTAAAGGAAGAATATGTGATGGTGAAACATTTGCCCAAAATCCTGAAGGATGAAGACTCCAGAAAGTGTTGTTTGTCTGACTGTTTCAGTTGCTGTAATGACAACTGGCAAAAG GTATGGGCTGTACTGAAACCTGGATTTTTGGCATTGCTGGCAGATCCTTTTGATACACAGCCGCTGGACATAATTGTTTTTGATGTACTGCCGGCCTCGGATGGGAATGGGGATGGTCGTTTATCACTGGCAAGTGAAATGAAGGAACGTAATCCATTACGCCATTCATTCAAG GTGGCTTGTGGAATCCGCAGTATCAGAATTAGAGTGAAAAGTAGAAGTAAAGTCAAAGATTGGGTTGCTGCAATTAATGATGCTGGACTCAGGCCTCCTGAAGGCTGGTGTCATCCTCACCGTTATGGTTCATTTGCTCCTCCAAGAGGCTTAATTGAAGATGGAAGTCAAGCCCAGTGGTTTATTGATGGGCGAGCGGCATTTGAGGCCATTGCTTCTGCAATTGAGGCTGCAAAATCAGAG ATATTTATCTGTGGGTGGTGGCTGTGCCCAGAACTGTATCTACGGCGACCTTTTCACACTCATGCTTCATCAAGGCTTGATAATTTGTTGGAAGGAAAAGCTAAGCAAGGGGTTCAG ATTTACATTCTTCTCTACAAAGAGGTGGCTCTTGCTTTGAAAATCAACAGTGTTTATAGCAAGAAAAAGCTTCTTAGCATTCATGAGAATGTGAGGGTATTACGCTATCCTGACCACTTTTCTACTGGTGTTTACCTGTG GTCACACCATGAAAAACTTGTCATTATTGATAACCATATCTGCTTTATTGGAGGACTGGATTTATGCTTTGGTCGTTATGACACATCTGAGCATAAAGTGGTTGATTTCCCTCCTCTAATCTGGCCGGGAAAAGACTATTATAACCCAAG AGAATCTGAACCAAATTCATGGGAAGATACAATGAAAGATGAATTGGATCGTGAGAAATATCCTCGTATGCCTTGGCACGATGTTCATTGTGCCCTTTGGGGACCACCTTGCCGTGACATTGCTAGGCACTTTGTTCAGCGATGGAATTATGCAAAG AGGAACAAAGCTTTATATGAGGAAGCGATACCATTACTAATGCCTCAGCATCATATGGTTATTCCACATTACTTGGGAAGAAGCCGAGAGATACAGATTGAAAGTGGGAACGTAGACAATCAAACAGTTCTTAAAAGAGAAGATTCTTTTTCCTCATCTTCCCAAGATCAAGATATTCCTCTACTTTTGCCCCAGGAGTCTGATGGGTTGGATACTCATGAAGGAGACCAAAAGTGTAATGGTGTAATCTCCTCTCCACATTACCAGGAGAAGCCAAGAAGGATGAGCACTGGTCTTCCCTTTTCATTTCGCAAGGCCAAAATTGTAGCACTTGGTTCAGACACACCAATGAAGGGCTTTGTAGATGATCTGGATTCTGAGTATGATCGTGAGAAAATGCCTCTTGATAGAATGGCTCATTCTGATTTGCAAAATACAGATCCAGAATGGTGGGAGACGCAAGAACGGGGTGACCAGGGAGGTTTTCCTGAGGAATCAGGACAAGTTGGTCCTCTTGCTTCCTGCCGTTGCCAA GTTATTAGGAGCGTGAGTCAATGGTCTGCTGGAACAAGTCAAACCGAAGAGAGCATCCACAGTGCTTATTGTTCTCTTATTGAAAAAGCTGAATACTTCATCTACATTGAG AATCAGTTTTTTATCTCAGGTCTTTCTGGGGATGAGATGATAAGGAATCGTGTGTTAGAAGCTTTATACCGACGAATTATGCGAGCTTACAATGACAAAAAAACTTTCAGGGTTATAATTGTCATACCACTGCTGCCTGGCTTCCAG GGAGGCCTTGATGATAGTGGTGCAGCATCTGTAAGAGCCATAATGCATTGGCAGTATCGAACCATTTGCAGGGGGCAGAATTCCATCTTGCATAATCTTTATGAACTTCTTGGTCCTAAAATACACGACTACATCTCTTTCTATGGTCTAAGGTCTTATGGTAGACTTAATGGGGGCCCTGTGGCAACCAGCCAG GTGTATGTTCACAGTAAAATCATGATTGTTGATGATTGTATAACTTTGATTGGGTCTGCTAATATTAATGATAGGAGCTTACTTGGCTCCAGAGATTCTGAG ATTGCCATAGTTATAGAAGACAGAGAGTTGATTGGTTCTTATATGGATGGAAAACCTTGGAAAGCTGGAAAGTTTTCCTCGACCCTTCGATTGTCTTTATGGTCTGAGCACTTGGGTATCCCTACAGGAGAG GACAATCAAATAATGGACCCAGTTGTTGAATCTACTTACAAGGATATTTGGGTGGCAACTGCAAAG ACAAATACTGCAATTTACCAGGATGTCTTTTCTTGCGTACCTAATGATCTGATACACACCAG ACATGCCTTCAGACAAAGTGTGCTCTTTTGGAAAGAAAGGATTGGTCACACGACCATTGATTTAGGAATAGCCCCAGAAAAATTGGAATCCTATCGTGATGGAGGCATTAAGAACACCGATCCCTTGGAGAGATTAGCATCAGTGAAGGGTCACCTGGTCTCTTTTCCCTTGGAGTTCATGTGTCAGGAAAGTCTGAGACCTGCTTTTAATGAAAGCGAATACTACGCTACTCAAGTTTTCCATTGA